In the Nitrospiria bacterium genome, CCGGACCGACCGAAGGGCCTGCTCCCTCGCATCGGCGATATCCTTGACCAGCTCGATCGTCTCGAACGAGTAGTTGTCCATCGCCACGGTCGCGGTCTTCATCGCCACCTCGGCCGCGTTCGGGGCCCGGGGCTTCCGGTCGATGCGCTCGGAGGGTTCCGTCCGGGCGTTGACGATGATCACGGCCATTTTATCGATTTTCCCCTGGTTGATCAACTGACGGATGCCGCCCGGGCGGTCGGCGTCCCGGATCGAGTCCGTGACATAGCGCAGGCCGATGTTGTCGGCCAGCCCGCCGTCCAGGAGATGGACGTAGGGGTGATCGGCCTTGTCGTTGTAGGCCTCCCACTCCTTGGCCTCGAGATAGCGGCGGCGGTTCAGGTTATAATCCCCCCGCGCGTGTTGAACCCATTCGGGCCGTTCATAGCCGGGCGGGCTCGGATAATTCTCCAACGTGATCGGGCTGAGCAGGATCGGAAAGGCCGAGGAGGCCGCCACGGCGCGCGCCACCGGATAGGAGGAAAGGTCCGAGCCCAGAAGGTCGAAACGGTCCTGAGTGAACTCGAAGCGCTCCCCCAGCGACATGTTCGTCGCGTTGATCACGATAAACGGCCGCCGGGGGCGGGACGCGAGGGCGGCGAAGGTCCGGTCTTCAAAGATCGTCCGGCCGTACAGCTCGGCCGCGAGATCGATCCGGTCGAACGAGGGCGAGGCCAGACGGATCAGCGTCGCGGGATTCCAGAGCGCGCGCGTGAGCTCTCCCTCGATATCCCGGTTCAGGAACCGCGACTCGAACTCGCTGAAGATCCGGTCCCCGAACAGCGCGTAGTACGCCCCGGTGAAGGAACCCCCCGAGACCGTCGAGATCAGGTCCACTTCATCCAAGAGCCGCTTCGTCTTCCCCTGCCAGAGGACCGGGGTTTCGCTCAGCGCCTTCAGGACCCCGTAGGAAAGGGACGCGGCCCGCGTCCCCCCGCCGGAGAAGGTCAACACGACGAAGAGCGAGTCGGTGTTGTCGCCCGGCTCAAGACCGGCGAAGCGGTAGCCCGCGTCGGGCCGATAGCGGTCCAGCGGCGCGTTGACCGGCGCATGCGCGCAACCGAGGACGAAGAGACCGAAGAGGATCGCGGCGCCGGAGGGAACGCTAGGTCTTGGCAAACGTGATCTCCTTCGGTCTAATCGGCGAGGTCCTTGAAAGCCGGACCCTTCGCTTCTTCGGTTTGACGTCATCCGACGGCGACAGCGAAACCGTGTAGGTGCCCGCTTCCAACTCGATCGTCCGGTCCGTTCGGCCCTGGTCCCGGCCGTCGATCAGCACGCGCCGCGTCTCCGGGAAATGGACGCTGAGATATTCCATCCCTTAATCCCCCAAGCCCCCGAGCCGCAAGGAAAGGTCCCCGTGACCCTTTTCTTTATTTACATGTCGGGCATTGTATGCCCATTCAGTTGTTCCTTCAATTCATCAATTTTTCGGCGATTGAGCGGGTTGTCCGGGGCCCTTCTTTCGAATTCCTCCAGCTCTTTTTCGGCTTCGGACAGCTTTCCCTGATTCATGAGGGCCAGACAGAGATAATAGCGGGCTTCCGTATGGTTTGGGTTCCGGTCCAGAATCGCACGGAACTCCCCGATCGCCTCCTCGGGGTCCCCAATTTTGCGGAGAACCATCCCGAGATTTAAGTGAGCCGCCGCATCCTCCGGTCTCAGACGAACGGCGCTCTGGTATTCCTCCATCGCCCCCCCGAGATTGCCCCGGCCCAGAAGGGCGGCCCCCAGACCCATATGGCCGTCGGCCTCGTCGGGGTTCAGGGAAATAGCCGTGCGGTATTCCTCCGCCGCCCCGTCATAATCCTTTTTCACCAGGAGGACCGCCCCAAGACCCAGGTGGGGCGCGGGGAGACGGGGGTCCAGTTCCACGGCCGTGCGGTACTCCGCCAGCGCGCCGTCCAGATCCCCTTTTTTGCGAAACAAGGCCCCGAGGTTGGCGTGTCCGCCCGCATCCCCGGGTTTCAGGCGAAGGCCCTCGCGGAACTCGGCCATCGCCCCCTCCAGATCATTCCGGTGCTCGAGCGCGAGCCCGAGGCCGATGTGGGCGGCGGCCTCCTTCGGGTCCAGGGCGATTGCGGTGCGGTATTCCTCCGCCGCCCCGTCATAATCCTTTTTCACCAGGAGGACCGCCCCAAGACCCAGGTGGGGCTGCGGGAGACGAGGATTCAGTCCCACGGCGGTGCGGTACTCCGCCAGCGCACCCTCCAGATCCCCTTTTTTTCGCAGGAGGACCCCGAGATTATAATGAGCGGCCGCATCCCCGGGTTTCAGGCGAAGGCCCTCGCGAAACTCGGCCATCGCCCCCTCCGGATCATTCCGGTGCTCGAGCGCGAGCCCGAGGCCGATGTGGGCGGCGGCCTCCTTCGGGTTCAGGCGGAGGGCGGCGCGGTACTCCTCCGCCGCCCCGTCGTAATCCCTTTTTCCAAGACGGGCATTCCCAAGGACGATGTGGACGGAGGGCTCGTTCGGG is a window encoding:
- a CDS encoding patatin-like phospholipase family protein, which translates into the protein MPRPSVPSGAAILFGLFVLGCAHAPVNAPLDRYRPDAGYRFAGLEPGDNTDSLFVVLTFSGGGTRAASLSYGVLKALSETPVLWQGKTKRLLDEVDLISTVSGGSFTGAYYALFGDRIFSEFESRFLNRDIEGELTRALWNPATLIRLASPSFDRIDLAAELYGRTIFEDRTFAALASRPRRPFIVINATNMSLGERFEFTQDRFDLLGSDLSSYPVARAVAASSAFPILLSPITLENYPSPPGYERPEWVQHARGDYNLNRRRYLEAKEWEAYNDKADHPYVHLLDGGLADNIGLRYVTDSIRDADRPGGIRQLINQGKIDKMAVIIVNARTEPSERIDRKPRAPNAAEVAMKTATVAMDNYSFETIELVKDIADAREQALRSVRDCRALLAQRCPAAAPPPALKGMTFYIIEVNFENIADPGEREEFLSLPTSFKLDPSVVDRLVQKGGELLRQSPEFKALLKDLQGAPTAR
- a CDS encoding tetratricopeptide repeat protein; the encoded protein is MALIKIHYKMAMAAALLILSSGCAAPKPMPAEAAKHVESGVKLQEKGDLTGAMAEYRAAVRLDPGDAVAHYNMGIVLGQKGDLEGAIVEYRSAIRLNPNDENPHINLAAVLIRKGEIDPAIAEYRSALRIHPEHAVAHYNLGLSLGRKGDIDGAMAEYRAALRLNPNYVEARYNLGRSLVQMGHYEGAMAEFRKAIELDPGGADGHVGLGTALAGRGDLDGAMAEFRTALRLNPKHAGAHNQLGLALAEKGDVDGAMAEYRTAVGLNPNEPSVHIVLGNARLGKRDYDGAAEEYRAALRLNPKEAAAHIGLGLALEHRNDPEGAMAEFREGLRLKPGDAAAHYNLGVLLRKKGDLEGALAEYRTAVGLNPRLPQPHLGLGAVLLVKKDYDGAAEEYRTAIALDPKEAAAHIGLGLALEHRNDLEGAMAEFREGLRLKPGDAGGHANLGALFRKKGDLDGALAEYRTAVELDPRLPAPHLGLGAVLLVKKDYDGAAEEYRTAISLNPDEADGHMGLGAALLGRGNLGGAMEEYQSAVRLRPEDAAAHLNLGMVLRKIGDPEEAIGEFRAILDRNPNHTEARYYLCLALMNQGKLSEAEKELEEFERRAPDNPLNRRKIDELKEQLNGHTMPDM
- a CDS encoding PEGA domain-containing protein; protein product: MEYLSVHFPETRRVLIDGRDQGRTDRTIELEAGTYTVSLSPSDDVKPKKRRVRLSRTSPIRPKEITFAKT